One Anopheles marshallii chromosome 3, idAnoMarsDA_429_01, whole genome shotgun sequence genomic region harbors:
- the LOC128715855 gene encoding basic-leucine zipper transcription factor A — protein MMVADFVTRQQNGSPLNGEIPGQNHNSNSNMPAHSALLMSNNSSNSNSSGRASPHTSSESEFPQNGYELAAHLKRKELFSQRKQREFIPDNKKDDSYWDRRRRNNEAAKRSREKRRFNDMVLEQRVVELTKENHVLKAQLDAIKSKYNICGENLVSVDQIMATLPTNEQVLSSTKRVKLANGSSQGRSSSPTGSTIGFPLSRSPSRQPQASTSPSQSHGRASSPHSPPASNGTPHLQQTLLAVVQSAPSTTTSPGGGLSIPSSQQAPVIHPNPNVESPPPAAPGSSPTVSSGGAIQHTNGGATYLSPVHAIYRNGTIIEYERASEGGKLPTMEGNGRSPSQIRLELIERNLDDHHHLQQQLAAQQQQQQQHQQHHHQQQLASSSQHHHHYSHHSREVIRESVIDHHHPHHHPHPQHHHQPQHQPHPQHQQHLQQQPHPHHLHQRVLVSNGELDRDDRSPSPTLTPSAAPRFGSPTTTTTSSSSAPISSTSPPTIISSTSPAGSPPAHVPVAAHAHSHHYPPHHHHHHPHHIAGHHAHPPHFVVGASSPYASSALPASGYPLTAAAAAVAAYASGAGALYASPPRTTEIASALLTANVLNLSRRAPSPYDSSPPQTASSTASAGSTSEHEEEPDREREIHEHANSLPVKLRHKSHLGDKDAATALLALQNIKQEPIGHRSSSPAWDDGDGSSDERDSGISTNEWPTKAEQKMMVPLPVSPPSASASSAGSASGGGAIVSTAAMAAAAAAVAAAAGKITSIPASVVISKKAEENIHLQSKLARLESEVATIKNMMISNTTGSGFGVTAAAQ, from the exons ATGATGGTGGCGGACTTTGTAACACGCCAACAGAACGGTTCGCCGCTGAACGGTGAAATACCCGGTCAAAATCACAACTCCAACTCCAACATGCCTG CCCACAGTGCCTTACTGAtgagcaacaacagcagcaacagcaacagctccGGCCGTGCCAGCCCGCACACCTCCTCGGAGTCGGAATTCCCCCAGAACGGGTACGAACTGGCGGCCCATCTGAAGCGCAAGGAGCTGTTCTCCCAGCGCAAGCAGCGCGAATTCATCCCGGACAACAAGAAGGACGACAGCTACTGGGACCGGCGGCGACGCAACAACGAGGCAGCGAAGCGATCGCGCGAGAAGCGTCGCTTCAACGACATGGTGCTGGAGCAGCGTGTCGTCGAGCTGACGAAGGAGAACCACGTCCTGAAGGCACAGCTGGACGCGATCAAGAGCAAGTACAATATCTGTGGCGAGAACTTGGTCAGCGTCGACCAGATTATGGCCACGCTGCCCACCAACGAGCAGGTGCTCAGCTCGACCAAGCGCGTCAAGTTGGCGAACGGGAGCAGCCAGGGACGGTCCAGCTCTCCGACCGGTTCCACGATTGGTTTCCCGCTTTCGCGCAGTCCCTCGCGACAACCGCAGGCCTCTACCTCTCCCTCGCAATCACACGGACGTGCCTCGTCACCGCACAGTCCGCCAGCCAGCAATGGTACGCCACATCTCCAGCAGACACTGCTGGCGGTCGTCCAAAGCGCTCCCAGCACGACGACATCGCCCGGGGGTGGTTTGTCCATTCCTTCGTCCCAGCAAGCACCGGTCATCCATCCCAATCCGAACGTGGAATCTCCACCGCCGGCGGCACCTGGGTCGTCGCCCACCGTGTCTTCGGGCGGTGCGATCCAACACACGAACGGAGGAGCAACATATCTGTCACCGGTCCATGCCATCTACCGGAACGGTACGATCATCGAGTACGAGCGGGCCTCGGAGGGTGGTAAGCTGCCGACGATGGAAGGCAACGGGCGCAGTCCTTCCCAGATTCGGCTGGAACTGATCGAGCGCAACCTGGacgatcatcatcaccttcagcagcagctcgccgcccagcaacagcagcagcagcagcaccaacagcaccatcatcagcagcagttgGCATCCTCGTcccagcatcatcaccactACAGCCATCATTCGCGGGAGGTGATCCGGGAGTCGGTGATCGATCACCACcatccccatcatcatccgcatcctcagcaccaccatcagccCCAGCATCAACCGCATccgcaacatcagcagcatcttcagcagcaaccgcaTCCTCACCATCTGCACCAGCGGGTGTTGGTGTCCAACGGTGAACTGGACCGGGATGACCGTTCTCCCTCACCCACGCTGACACCCTCGGCCGCGCCACGTTTCGGTTCCCCCACGACAACCACCACCTCCTCCTCTTCCGCACCGATCTCATCGACGTCACCGCCGACGATCATCTCCAGCACGAGCCCGGCAGGATCGCCACCGGCCCATGTCCCCGTAGCGGCACATGCGCACTCGCATCACTACCCgccccatcaccaccaccaccacccgcacCATATAGCCGGCCACCATGCGCATCCGCCGCACTTTGTCGTGGGTGCAAGCTCCCCGTACGCCAGCTCGGCCCTACCCGCCAGCGGTTATCCACTGACGGCCGCAGCCGCCGCTGTCGCGGCCTATGCTAGCGGAGCCGGAGCCCTGTACGCGTCACCTCCTCGTACTACCGAAATAGCGAGCGCACTCCTAACGGCGAACGTGCTCAATCTGAGCCGCCGTGCCCCGTCCCCGTACGACTCGAGCCCACCCCAAACCGCTTCCTCAACGGCCAGCGCCGGCAGCACATCCGAGCACGAGGAGGAACCGGACCGCGAGCGGGAAATTCACGAACATGCCAACAGTCTGCCGGTGAAGTTGCGCCACAAGTCGCATCTCGGCGATAAGGATGCGGCAACGGCACTGTTGGCGCTGCAGAACATCAAACAAGAACCGATCGGGCACCGGTCGAGCTCGCCCGCCTGGGACGATGGTGACGGTTCGTCGGACGAGCGCGACTCCGGCATCTCCACGAACGAGTGGCCAACGAAGGCGGAACAGAAGATGATGGTGCCGCTACCGGTATCGCCCCCGTCCGCCTCGGCATCCTCGGCCGGCAGTGCGTCCGGTGGTGGAGCCATCGTCAGTACGGCGGCAATGGCGGCcgccgcagcagcagtggcGGCCGCTGCCGGTAAGATCACCTCCATACCGGCGTCGGTCGTGATCAGCAAAAAGGCGGAGGAAAACATCCACCTGCAGTCGAAGCTGGCACGGCTCGAATCCGAGGTGGCCACCATCAAGAACATGATGATCTCGAACACGACCGGCAGTGGGTTCGGTGTGACTGCGGCAGCTCAGTAG